Proteins from a single region of Leptospira venezuelensis:
- a CDS encoding MFS transporter, giving the protein MQTVASLPKTKIVRHELFLILLLASIQFTNIMDFMIMFPLQDYFLKQFQIDTAMFSLVLSSYSFAAAIAALIGANFIDRFNRKSAAIFLYVGFLVGTALCAVANTYSFLLIARVIAGIFGGMVSGVILSIIGDVFPIEKRGKAMGGVMGAFSAASVLGVPSGIRIAMSSGWNYTFAFIVVLGLPILVLAILYLPSLPSKMEKQKMADFSQLINVLSKRDHLVALAFFMSVILGGFTVVTSIAVFMERNMGFSKTQVSHIYEIGGICTFVSSWIVGFLSDKFGKHKVFLILVLLALLPIIAITHLPKDLPVYMALGVTTVFMVLVSGRVIPSMAMLTSAIRPEVRGSFMSVNSSLQSVATGVGALLAGAVLIQLPNGTFERFDVVGYFAVGFNLLALYLSRKVKIVS; this is encoded by the coding sequence ATGCAAACCGTAGCATCGCTTCCTAAAACAAAAATAGTTCGTCATGAATTGTTCCTGATACTGCTTCTTGCGAGCATTCAATTCACGAATATCATGGATTTTATGATCATGTTCCCGCTTCAGGATTATTTTTTGAAGCAGTTTCAGATCGATACTGCGATGTTTTCCTTAGTTCTTTCTTCTTATTCTTTTGCAGCTGCAATTGCTGCTTTGATCGGCGCTAACTTTATTGATCGTTTCAATCGTAAGTCTGCTGCTATCTTTCTATATGTGGGATTTTTGGTAGGAACTGCCCTTTGTGCGGTTGCTAATACATATTCCTTTCTTCTGATCGCAAGGGTGATTGCAGGGATTTTCGGAGGAATGGTCAGTGGGGTCATCCTTTCTATCATAGGTGATGTTTTCCCTATTGAAAAGAGAGGGAAGGCTATGGGTGGAGTGATGGGTGCATTCTCAGCTGCTTCCGTTTTGGGAGTTCCTTCAGGTATCCGAATTGCGATGAGTTCGGGTTGGAATTATACATTCGCATTTATCGTGGTTCTTGGCCTTCCGATCCTTGTTCTTGCCATTTTATATTTGCCTAGTCTTCCTTCTAAAATGGAAAAGCAGAAGATGGCGGATTTCAGTCAGCTAATTAACGTGCTTTCTAAGAGAGATCACTTGGTCGCTTTGGCTTTTTTTATGAGCGTAATCTTGGGTGGATTTACTGTCGTAACTTCGATAGCTGTTTTTATGGAAAGGAATATGGGTTTCTCCAAGACTCAGGTCAGCCATATCTACGAGATTGGAGGGATTTGCACTTTCGTTTCTTCCTGGATCGTTGGGTTCTTGTCTGATAAATTCGGAAAGCATAAGGTTTTTCTGATTTTGGTTCTTCTTGCCTTGTTACCGATTATAGCGATTACCCATTTGCCAAAGGACCTGCCAGTGTACATGGCCCTCGGAGTTACGACAGTTTTTATGGTCCTAGTATCCGGTCGGGTCATCCCGTCGATGGCGATGTTAACTTCTGCAATTCGACCTGAGGTCAGGGGAAGTTTTATGTCGGTGAATTCCAGCTTACAGAGCGTTGCTACAGGTGTTGGAGCTCTTCTTGCTGGAGCGGTCCTGATCCAACTACCAAATGGAACTTTCGAAAGATTTGATGTAGTAGGTTATTTCGCGGTGGGTTTCAATCTTCTCGCTCTCTATCTATCCAGAAAGGTGAAAATAGTTTCCTAA